A single Micromonospora sp. CCTCC AA 2012012 DNA region contains:
- a CDS encoding AI-2E family transporter: MGEDGGGRTPVVATGRTATAGPRQTWAGLPWLVRTAVTWSACLVVVVIGLWLLGKVAVLLAPLAIALAGTLFLTALLDPVLLLLRRLRVPAAPAALLTILLLLGVLVGLGVLVWNLTASQFGELSQQLDQGLARSRDFVTSTLPVSDAQLDRLVQQTRDGLSGSAPDPVGGARTAAEVAGSVLLALVLLFFLLKDGRSMWRWVLGRTTGPNRTVAAEAGRVGWRTLGSYSRGTMLIAAIDAIGIGLALVLLGVPLALPLALITFLGGFVPIIGATVAGAVAVLVALAANGPTTALLTLGAVIAVQQIEGNLLEPLIMKRQVQLHPAVILVVVTAGTLIAGIAGAFVSVPIAAVTWRVIDTVQRHREDPAPTV, encoded by the coding sequence GGCCGGCCTGCCCTGGCTGGTCCGGACGGCCGTGACGTGGAGCGCCTGCCTGGTGGTCGTGGTCATCGGACTGTGGCTGCTGGGAAAGGTCGCGGTGCTGCTCGCGCCGCTGGCCATCGCGCTGGCCGGCACGCTCTTCCTCACCGCCCTGCTCGACCCGGTGCTGCTCCTGCTGCGCCGACTCCGGGTGCCGGCCGCGCCGGCCGCCCTGCTCACCATCCTGCTGCTGCTCGGCGTGCTGGTCGGGCTGGGTGTGCTGGTGTGGAACCTCACCGCGAGCCAGTTCGGGGAACTGAGCCAGCAACTCGACCAGGGACTGGCCCGCAGCCGCGACTTCGTCACCTCCACGCTGCCGGTGTCGGACGCCCAACTGGACCGGTTGGTCCAGCAGACCCGCGACGGGCTCAGCGGCAGCGCACCCGACCCGGTCGGCGGGGCCCGCACCGCCGCCGAGGTGGCCGGATCGGTGCTGCTCGCGCTGGTGCTGCTCTTCTTCCTGCTCAAGGACGGCCGGTCGATGTGGCGCTGGGTGCTGGGGCGGACCACCGGTCCGAACCGGACGGTCGCCGCCGAGGCGGGCCGGGTGGGCTGGCGGACGCTCGGCTCGTACAGCCGGGGCACGATGCTCATCGCGGCGATCGACGCCATCGGCATCGGCCTGGCGCTGGTGCTGCTCGGGGTGCCGCTGGCCCTCCCGCTGGCGCTGATCACCTTCCTCGGCGGGTTCGTGCCGATCATCGGCGCGACGGTCGCCGGGGCGGTCGCGGTGCTGGTCGCGCTCGCCGCGAACGGTCCCACCACCGCGCTGCTGACGCTGGGCGCGGTGATCGCCGTCCAGCAGATCGAGGGCAACCTCCTGGAGCCCCTGATCATGAAGCGTCAGGTGCAGCTCCACCCGGCGGTCATCCTGGTCGTGGTCACCGCCGGCACCCTGATCGCCGGCATCGCCGGCGCCTTCGTCTCGGTCCCGATCGCCGCCGTCACCTGGCGCGTGATCGACACCGTCCAGCGCCACCGCGAGGACCCCGCCCCCACCGTGTGA
- a CDS encoding dienelactone hydrolase family protein: protein MMRTRAVTIPVVPDGLPADLFLPERPAGVVLFAHGSGSSRHSPRNVAVAHVLNDRSLATVLVDLLTPAEDAVDARTAELRFDIGMLAERLAATVDWMAGDPDLGPLPVGLFGASTGAAAALVAAAARPDRVRAVVSRSGRPDLAGRALTEVRAPTLLLVGGLDEEVIVLNEQAQAELGEVAELRIVPGATHLFEEPGTLDQVADHAAAWFAARLPVPALRR from the coding sequence ATGATGCGTACGCGTGCGGTGACGATCCCGGTGGTCCCGGACGGCCTGCCGGCGGACCTGTTCCTGCCGGAGCGGCCGGCCGGGGTGGTGCTCTTCGCCCACGGCAGCGGCAGCTCCCGGCACAGCCCGCGCAACGTGGCCGTGGCCCACGTGCTCAACGACCGGTCACTGGCCACCGTGCTGGTCGACCTGCTCACCCCGGCGGAGGACGCGGTGGACGCGCGCACCGCCGAGCTGCGGTTCGACATCGGGATGCTGGCCGAGCGGCTGGCCGCGACCGTCGACTGGATGGCCGGCGACCCGGACCTCGGCCCGCTGCCGGTGGGCCTCTTCGGCGCCAGCACCGGTGCCGCCGCCGCCCTGGTCGCCGCCGCCGCCCGGCCCGACCGGGTGCGCGCGGTGGTCTCCCGGAGTGGCCGGCCCGACCTGGCCGGCCGGGCCCTCACCGAGGTACGCGCGCCGACGCTGCTGCTGGTCGGTGGCCTCGACGAGGAGGTGATCGTGCTCAACGAGCAGGCGCAGGCCGAGCTGGGCGAGGTCGCCGAGCTGCGGATCGTCCCCGGCGCGACCCACCTCTTCGAGGAACCCGGCACCCTCGACCAGGTCGCCGACCACGCCGCCGCCTGGTTCGCCGCCCGCCTTCCCGTCCCCGCCCTCCGACGCTGA
- a CDS encoding MerR family transcriptional regulator, translated as MRIGELAERAGTSTRTLRYYETRGLVRPGRSANGYRVYDEAELRVVHEIRALLAVGFDLDDIRPFVACLRAGNSSGDVCPDSVAVLRRKLAEVDDYLDRLGTVRHQLHDQLARAIAHREETCLRTRTRAD; from the coding sequence ATGCGGATCGGTGAGCTGGCGGAACGTGCCGGCACGAGCACCCGGACGCTGCGCTACTACGAGACCCGCGGGCTGGTCCGGCCGGGCCGCTCCGCCAACGGCTACCGCGTCTATGACGAGGCGGAGCTGCGGGTGGTGCACGAGATCCGGGCCCTGCTGGCGGTGGGTTTCGACCTGGACGACATCCGGCCCTTCGTGGCCTGCCTGCGCGCCGGCAACAGCTCCGGCGACGTCTGCCCCGACTCGGTGGCCGTGCTGCGCCGCAAGCTCGCCGAGGTGGACGACTATCTCGACCGGCTCGGCACGGTCCGGCACCAGCTGCACGACCAACTCGCCCGCGCGATCGCCCACCGGGAGGAAACATGCCTCAGGACACGCACCAGAGCCGACTGA
- a CDS encoding thioredoxin family protein, with amino-acid sequence MPQDTHQSRLTAVTDETFAATVLASPVPVVVDFWAEWCPPCRAVSIHLAELAEEFGDALRFVTLDSDENPRSTRAYQVMSMPTLLVFSDGEVVGSIVGSRPKNHLRLSFARHLEG; translated from the coding sequence ATGCCTCAGGACACGCACCAGAGCCGACTGACCGCGGTCACCGACGAGACCTTCGCCGCCACGGTGCTGGCCAGCCCGGTCCCGGTGGTGGTCGACTTCTGGGCCGAGTGGTGCCCGCCCTGCCGCGCCGTCTCGATCCACCTGGCCGAGCTGGCCGAGGAGTTCGGGGACGCCCTGCGCTTCGTCACCCTCGACTCCGACGAGAACCCGCGGAGCACCCGGGCGTACCAGGTGATGTCGATGCCGACGCTGTTGGTGTTCTCCGACGGGGAGGTGGTCGGCTCGATCGTCGGTTCCCGGCCGAAGAACCACCTGCGGCTGAGCTTCGCCCGACACCTGGAGGGGTGA
- a CDS encoding glycoside hydrolase family 65 protein has product MIRERAYPVEPWHVREVRLDMDVLAQSESVFALSNGHIGLRGNLDEGEPHGLPGTYLNSFYELRPLPYAEAGFGFPESGQTIVNVTNGKLVRLLVDDEPLDVRYGELLSHERVLDLRAGTLHREMHWRSPAGREVKVRSTRLVSFTQRSVAVIHYEVEAVDQEIRVILQSELVANENLPAQSRDPRVAAVLESPLQAEEELTTDDGGLLIHRTKVSGLRVAAAMAHDVYGPQRTTTESEGYEDWVRTTVGCVLKPGQTLRVVKYLTYGWSSRRSLPALRDQVGAALAAARLDGWDGLRREQREYLDEFWDAADVKVEGDPEVQQAVRFGLFHVLQAGARAERRPISAKGLTGPGYDGHAFWDTEMFVLPVLTYTQPTAVRDALHWRHSTLPQAQERARTLNLKGAAFPWRTIEGPESSAYWPAGTAAFHIAADIADALRRYVLATGDDQLERDIGLELLVETARLWRSLGHHDRRGRFHIDGVTGPDEYTAVKNDNVYTNLMAQRNLLTAADCAMRFRDEAIDLGVTEEEAAEWRDAAHAMHVPYDEGLHVHGQVEGFTRLQEWDFEHTPPEKYPLLLHYPYFDLYRKQVVKQADLVLAMHWRGDAFTDKEKERNFLYYERRTVRDSSLSACTQAVVAAEVGHLELAHRYLREAALMDLHDLNENTRDGVHMASLAGAWIALVSGFGGLRDHDGTLSFSPRLSSRLSRLEFSLQWRGMRLKVDVRPHQTTYTLRNGGPETVLELRHHGEPIRVTSAQPVTVPVPPARPSGPPPEQPPGRAPLLHLPENAT; this is encoded by the coding sequence ATGATCCGTGAACGGGCCTATCCGGTCGAGCCGTGGCACGTCCGGGAGGTCCGCCTCGACATGGACGTGCTGGCCCAGTCCGAGTCGGTGTTCGCCCTCTCCAACGGGCACATCGGGCTGCGCGGCAACCTCGACGAGGGCGAGCCGCACGGCCTCCCCGGCACCTACCTCAACTCCTTCTACGAGCTGCGGCCGCTGCCGTACGCGGAGGCCGGGTTCGGCTTCCCCGAGTCGGGCCAGACCATCGTCAACGTCACCAACGGCAAGCTGGTCCGGCTGCTCGTCGACGACGAACCGCTCGACGTCCGGTACGGCGAACTCCTCTCCCACGAGCGGGTCCTCGACCTGCGCGCCGGCACCCTGCACCGGGAGATGCACTGGCGCTCCCCGGCCGGCCGGGAGGTCAAGGTCCGCAGCACCCGGCTGGTGTCGTTCACCCAGCGCTCGGTCGCCGTGATCCACTACGAGGTGGAGGCGGTCGACCAGGAGATCCGGGTGATCCTCCAGTCGGAGCTGGTGGCCAACGAGAACCTGCCCGCACAGAGCCGCGACCCCCGGGTGGCCGCCGTGCTGGAGTCCCCGTTGCAGGCCGAGGAGGAACTCACCACCGACGACGGCGGTCTGCTCATCCACCGGACCAAGGTCAGCGGCCTGCGGGTCGCCGCCGCCATGGCGCACGACGTGTACGGCCCGCAACGCACCACCACCGAGTCCGAGGGATACGAGGACTGGGTCCGCACCACCGTCGGCTGCGTGCTCAAGCCCGGCCAGACGCTGCGGGTGGTGAAGTACCTGACGTACGGCTGGTCGAGCCGGCGGTCGCTGCCGGCCCTGCGCGACCAGGTCGGCGCGGCGCTGGCCGCCGCCCGCCTCGACGGCTGGGACGGGCTCCGCCGCGAGCAGCGGGAATACCTCGACGAGTTCTGGGACGCCGCCGACGTGAAGGTGGAGGGCGACCCGGAGGTGCAGCAGGCCGTCCGGTTCGGCCTGTTCCACGTGCTCCAGGCCGGTGCCCGGGCCGAGCGGCGACCCATCTCGGCGAAGGGACTCACCGGGCCCGGCTACGACGGACACGCGTTCTGGGACACCGAGATGTTCGTGCTGCCGGTGCTCACCTACACCCAGCCGACGGCGGTGCGGGACGCGCTGCACTGGCGGCACTCCACCCTGCCCCAGGCCCAGGAGCGGGCCCGCACCCTCAACCTCAAGGGCGCCGCCTTCCCGTGGCGGACCATCGAGGGGCCGGAGTCGTCGGCGTACTGGCCGGCGGGGACCGCCGCGTTCCACATCGCCGCCGACATCGCCGACGCCCTGCGCCGCTACGTCCTGGCCACCGGCGACGACCAGCTGGAACGGGACATCGGGCTGGAGCTGCTGGTGGAGACCGCCCGGCTGTGGCGTTCGCTCGGGCACCACGACCGGCGCGGTCGCTTCCACATCGACGGGGTGACCGGCCCCGACGAGTACACCGCGGTCAAGAACGACAACGTCTACACCAACCTGATGGCGCAGCGGAACCTGCTCACCGCCGCCGACTGCGCGATGCGCTTCCGGGACGAGGCGATCGACCTCGGGGTGACCGAGGAGGAGGCCGCCGAGTGGCGGGACGCGGCGCACGCCATGCACGTCCCCTACGACGAGGGGCTGCACGTGCACGGACAGGTGGAGGGGTTCACCCGGCTCCAGGAGTGGGACTTCGAGCACACCCCGCCGGAGAAGTACCCGCTGCTGCTGCACTACCCGTACTTCGACCTGTATCGCAAGCAGGTGGTCAAGCAGGCCGACCTGGTGCTCGCCATGCACTGGCGGGGCGACGCCTTCACCGACAAGGAGAAGGAGCGCAACTTCCTCTACTACGAGCGGCGCACCGTCCGCGACTCGTCCCTGTCCGCCTGCACCCAGGCGGTGGTGGCGGCCGAGGTGGGCCACCTCGAACTGGCGCACCGCTATCTGCGCGAGGCCGCGCTGATGGACCTGCACGACCTCAACGAGAACACCCGGGACGGCGTGCACATGGCGTCCCTGGCCGGCGCGTGGATCGCCCTGGTGAGCGGCTTCGGCGGCCTCCGCGACCACGACGGCACGCTCTCCTTCTCGCCCCGGCTCTCCAGCCGACTCAGCCGGCTGGAGTTCTCCCTCCAGTGGCGGGGGATGCGGCTCAAGGTGGACGTCCGGCCGCACCAGACCACGTACACGCTGCGCAACGGCGGTCCGGAGACCGTGCTGGAGCTGCGTCACCACGGTGAGCCGATCCGGGTCACCTCCGCGCAGCCGGTCACCGTGCCGGTGCCGCCGGCCCGCCCGTCCGGCCCGCCGCCGGAGCAGCCGCCCGGCCGGGCACCCCTGCTGCACCTGCCCGAGAACGCCACCTGA
- a CDS encoding beta-phosphoglucomutase family hydrolase produces MLGLPAHVTACLFDLDGVLTQTAKVHNAAWTETFDAFLKARAEATGEPYRPFDPGPDYNRYVDGKPRADGVRSFLASRGITLPEGTPDDPPEAETVNGVGNRKNVILLKRIHTDGVDVYPGSVAYLEAAVAAGLRRAVVSASANCRDVVASAGLDRLLEARVDGVVARERNLRGKPHPDTFLAGADLLGVAPRNAAVFEDALAGVAAGKAGGFGYVIGVDRVGQADELRAHGADVVVTDLADLLKEHPA; encoded by the coding sequence GTGCTGGGTCTACCTGCTCACGTGACCGCCTGTCTCTTCGATCTGGACGGTGTGCTGACGCAGACCGCCAAGGTGCACAACGCCGCCTGGACCGAGACCTTCGACGCGTTCCTGAAGGCCCGCGCCGAGGCCACCGGCGAGCCGTACCGGCCGTTCGACCCGGGACCGGACTACAACCGGTACGTGGACGGCAAGCCGCGCGCCGACGGGGTGCGCTCGTTCCTCGCCTCGCGCGGCATCACCCTCCCCGAGGGCACGCCCGACGACCCGCCGGAGGCGGAGACCGTCAACGGGGTGGGCAACCGGAAGAACGTCATCCTGCTGAAGCGGATCCACACCGACGGGGTGGACGTCTACCCTGGCTCGGTGGCCTACCTGGAAGCGGCCGTCGCCGCCGGGCTGCGCCGGGCCGTCGTCTCGGCCAGCGCGAACTGCCGGGACGTGGTCGCCTCGGCCGGGCTGGACCGGCTGTTGGAGGCCCGGGTCGACGGGGTGGTCGCGAGGGAGCGGAACCTGCGCGGCAAGCCGCACCCGGACACCTTCCTGGCCGGTGCCGACCTGCTCGGGGTCGCGCCGCGCAACGCCGCCGTCTTCGAGGACGCCCTCGCCGGGGTGGCCGCCGGGAAGGCCGGCGGCTTCGGGTACGTGATCGGGGTGGACCGGGTCGGCCAGGCCGACGAACTGCGCGCGCACGGCGCCGACGTGGTGGTCACCGACCTCGCCGACCTGCTGAAGGAGCACCCGGCATGA
- a CDS encoding DUF4442 domain-containing protein: MTIDSRQVAAGLLEAVPFARTLGIEFVEVAPEAEGGVRAVVRLPDSPATHNHVGGPHAGAMFTLGETASGAVVLAAFGPVLDRSVPLAVRVEMAYKKIAMGPVLATARLGRPPAEVIAELDAGTRPEFPVHVEVSTEDGTVTSLLTVVWTLRPNR; encoded by the coding sequence ATGACCATCGACTCTCGCCAGGTGGCGGCCGGTCTGCTCGAGGCCGTGCCGTTCGCCCGTACGCTCGGAATCGAATTCGTCGAGGTCGCGCCCGAGGCGGAGGGCGGCGTCCGCGCGGTCGTCCGGCTCCCCGACTCGCCGGCCACCCACAACCACGTCGGCGGCCCGCACGCCGGGGCGATGTTCACCCTCGGCGAGACCGCCTCCGGCGCGGTGGTGCTCGCCGCGTTCGGGCCGGTCCTCGACCGGTCGGTGCCGCTGGCCGTGCGCGTCGAGATGGCGTACAAGAAGATCGCCATGGGTCCGGTGCTCGCCACGGCCCGGCTCGGCCGCCCGCCGGCCGAGGTGATCGCCGAGCTGGACGCCGGCACCCGGCCCGAGTTCCCGGTGCACGTCGAGGTGAGCACCGAGGACGGGACCGTCACCTCCCTGCTGACCGTCGTCTGGACGCTGCGCCCGAACCGCTGA
- a CDS encoding ABC transporter ATP-binding protein, with protein sequence MTTVALKDVTKVFQDGTVAVDTINLDVNDGEFLVLLGPSGCGKSTVLRMVAGLEDPTTGAVMLDGELANDLPPRERKIAMVFQDFALYPHMTVGDNIGFPLRLAGVEPTPRGERIQDVASALGIGDVLGRKPSQLSGGQRQRVAMGRAIVRRPGLFLMDEPLSNLDSGLRAELRAEISGLTRELGVTTIYVTHDQAEALTMADRVAIMRKGVLQDVGTPTQVYGRPATLYVAAFLGSPRMNLLEASVYVHLDRYVALNLGEQSLYLPWDDIRSRAVAHYHGERIVVGMRAEALTPVAPDTVGDVLQGRIRYLEHHGHESLAFLDIGATAIMVDEMGAPAETPENGQRGLRRFGQVMQRLTGRTSDAPVSAPTGGGNRTSVLNDPGRHHRRPAELAVRLAPYPAVSAGHPLAIQVRMDALHFFDERGDRIDVGWR encoded by the coding sequence GTGACCACCGTCGCGCTCAAGGATGTGACCAAGGTGTTCCAGGACGGGACAGTCGCGGTCGACACCATAAATCTGGACGTCAACGACGGCGAGTTCCTGGTGCTGCTCGGCCCGTCGGGCTGCGGGAAGTCCACCGTGCTGCGCATGGTGGCCGGTCTGGAGGACCCGACCACCGGTGCGGTGATGCTCGACGGCGAGCTGGCCAACGACCTGCCACCCCGGGAGCGGAAGATCGCCATGGTCTTCCAGGACTTCGCGCTCTATCCGCACATGACCGTGGGGGACAACATCGGCTTTCCGCTGCGCCTGGCCGGGGTCGAGCCGACCCCGCGCGGCGAGCGGATCCAGGACGTGGCGAGCGCGCTGGGCATCGGGGACGTCCTCGGCCGCAAGCCGAGCCAGCTCTCCGGCGGCCAGCGGCAGCGGGTGGCGATGGGTCGGGCCATCGTCCGCCGGCCCGGCCTGTTCCTGATGGACGAACCCCTCTCCAACCTGGACAGCGGGCTCCGCGCCGAGCTGCGGGCCGAGATCTCCGGCCTGACCCGGGAGCTGGGCGTCACCACCATCTACGTCACCCACGACCAGGCCGAGGCGCTGACCATGGCCGACCGGGTGGCCATCATGCGCAAGGGCGTGCTCCAGGACGTGGGCACGCCCACCCAGGTGTACGGCCGTCCGGCCACCCTCTATGTCGCGGCGTTCCTCGGCAGCCCCCGGATGAACCTGCTGGAGGCGTCGGTCTACGTCCACCTCGACCGGTACGTGGCGCTGAACCTCGGCGAGCAGTCGCTCTATCTGCCGTGGGACGACATCCGGAGCCGGGCGGTGGCGCACTACCACGGTGAGCGGATCGTGGTCGGCATGCGGGCCGAGGCGCTCACCCCGGTCGCCCCGGACACCGTGGGTGACGTGCTCCAGGGGCGGATCCGCTATCTCGAACACCACGGGCACGAGTCGCTCGCCTTCCTCGACATCGGCGCCACGGCGATCATGGTGGACGAGATGGGCGCCCCCGCCGAGACCCCGGAGAACGGCCAGCGCGGCCTGCGCCGGTTCGGCCAGGTCATGCAGCGGCTGACCGGTCGGACCAGCGACGCGCCGGTCTCGGCGCCGACCGGCGGCGGCAACCGCACCAGCGTGCTCAACGACCCGGGCCGGCACCACCGCCGCCCGGCGGAGCTGGCCGTCCGCCTCGCCCCGTATCCGGCGGTCTCGGCCGGCCACCCGCTGGCCATCCAGGTCCGGATGGACGCCCTGCACTTCTTCGACGAGCGCGGCGACCGGATCGACGTCGGCTGGCGCTGA
- a CDS encoding bifunctional glycosyltransferase/CDP-glycerol:glycerophosphate glycerophosphotransferase: MTLISFVVPAFRVQGYLRECLDSILGQPFGDLEVVGVDDASPDGSGEILAEYAARDPRVRPVRLDENVGLGPARNVGLDRAVGEYVWFVDGDDWLVPGCLPHVADRLVATRPDVLIVDHVRAHWNNTGTRSAMADVFPEPPGGTTFRLRDRPETMRLLHTAWNRLVRRQFLVDLGLRFEPGWYEDVPFSYPVLMAADRIGVLDRICLNYRQRRTGAITRTRGDRHFEVFAQWHKVFRLMDRWDVTELRPAVFERMIWHYLTVLGNGERIAPELRPAFFAQVHADFVRFLPPGGCAVPPGVDGLKHRLVAAGRWRTFSALRDVNQAGEVALRSARTLRRRVLPVARRAAGRAREAVLREYYRAELRRPMDPTLAVYAAYWYRGYACNPAAIYAAARRLAPQVRGVWIVRRDRIDTLPPGVEYVVAGTPDYYRTLARARWLVNNVNFPDFVRKRPGSVHVQTHHGTPVKVMGLDQQRYPIGALGMDFGRLLRRVDRWDFSVTSNSFSTQMWERAYPAAYTTLEVGYPRNDRLATATPAEVRRVRAELGLDADDLVVLYAPTHREHLPGWRPPFDPDRFLDALGPTGRLLMRSHYFHDRQRRPRPTGAGRLLDVSAHDQVEDLYLAADVLVTDYSSAMFDYAVLDRPIVVHAPDWEAYRVARGVYFDVTAEPPGAVAFDFPALLELFRSGAYRSAAAQEARQAFRARFCALDDGHAAERVVRRVFLDDPA, translated from the coding sequence ATGACACTGATCAGCTTCGTCGTTCCGGCCTTCCGGGTGCAGGGCTACCTGCGGGAATGCCTCGACTCGATCCTCGGCCAGCCGTTCGGTGACCTGGAGGTCGTCGGGGTCGACGACGCCTCGCCGGACGGCAGCGGCGAGATCCTGGCCGAGTACGCCGCCCGCGACCCCCGGGTCCGCCCGGTCCGCCTGGACGAGAACGTCGGCCTCGGTCCGGCCCGCAACGTCGGGCTGGACCGGGCCGTCGGCGAGTACGTCTGGTTCGTCGACGGCGACGACTGGCTGGTCCCCGGCTGCCTGCCGCACGTCGCCGACCGACTGGTCGCCACCCGCCCCGACGTGCTGATCGTCGACCACGTCCGGGCGCACTGGAACAACACCGGCACCCGCAGCGCGATGGCCGACGTCTTCCCGGAGCCGCCCGGCGGGACGACGTTCCGGCTGCGGGACCGGCCGGAGACGATGCGACTGCTGCACACCGCCTGGAACCGGCTGGTCCGCCGGCAGTTCCTGGTCGATCTCGGGCTCCGCTTCGAACCCGGCTGGTACGAGGACGTCCCGTTCAGCTATCCGGTGCTGATGGCCGCCGACCGGATCGGCGTGCTGGACCGGATCTGCCTGAACTACCGGCAGCGGCGCACCGGGGCGATCACCCGGACCCGGGGCGACCGGCACTTCGAGGTGTTCGCCCAGTGGCACAAGGTGTTCCGCCTGATGGACCGGTGGGACGTGACCGAGCTGCGGCCGGCCGTCTTCGAGCGGATGATCTGGCACTACCTGACCGTGCTCGGCAACGGTGAGCGGATCGCCCCGGAGCTGCGGCCCGCCTTCTTCGCGCAGGTGCACGCCGACTTCGTCCGCTTCCTTCCGCCGGGCGGCTGTGCCGTGCCACCCGGGGTGGACGGGCTCAAGCACCGGCTGGTGGCGGCGGGACGGTGGCGGACGTTCAGCGCGCTGCGCGACGTCAACCAGGCCGGCGAGGTGGCCCTGCGCTCGGCGCGGACGCTGCGGCGACGGGTGCTGCCGGTGGCCCGGCGCGCCGCGGGGCGGGCCCGCGAGGCGGTGCTGCGGGAGTACTACCGGGCCGAGCTGCGCCGACCGATGGATCCGACCCTCGCCGTCTACGCCGCCTACTGGTACCGCGGGTACGCCTGCAACCCGGCCGCGATCTACGCCGCCGCCCGCCGCCTCGCCCCCCAGGTACGCGGCGTGTGGATCGTCCGGCGCGACCGGATCGACACGCTCCCGCCCGGCGTCGAGTACGTCGTCGCCGGCACCCCGGACTACTACCGCACCCTGGCCCGGGCCCGCTGGCTGGTCAACAACGTCAACTTCCCGGACTTCGTCCGGAAGCGACCCGGCTCGGTGCACGTCCAGACCCACCACGGCACCCCGGTCAAGGTGATGGGGCTGGACCAGCAGCGGTATCCGATCGGCGCGCTCGGGATGGACTTCGGCCGGCTGCTGCGCCGGGTGGACCGCTGGGACTTCAGCGTCACCTCGAACAGCTTCTCCACCCAGATGTGGGAGCGGGCCTATCCGGCCGCGTACACCACGTTGGAGGTGGGCTATCCGCGTAACGACCGGCTGGCCACGGCCACCCCGGCGGAGGTGCGCCGGGTCCGGGCGGAACTGGGCCTCGACGCCGACGACCTCGTGGTGCTCTACGCGCCCACCCACCGGGAGCACCTGCCCGGGTGGCGGCCACCGTTCGACCCGGACCGGTTCCTCGACGCGCTCGGCCCGACCGGTCGCCTGCTGATGCGCAGCCACTACTTCCACGACCGGCAGCGGCGGCCCCGGCCGACCGGCGCGGGACGGCTGCTCGACGTCAGCGCCCACGACCAGGTCGAGGACCTCTATCTGGCGGCGGACGTGCTGGTCACCGACTATTCGTCGGCGATGTTCGACTATGCCGTGCTGGACCGGCCGATCGTCGTGCACGCGCCCGACTGGGAGGCGTACCGGGTGGCGCGGGGGGTCTACTTCGACGTGACGGCCGAGCCGCCCGGTGCGGTAGCGTTCGACTTCCCGGCGCTGCTGGAGCTGTTCCGCTCGGGCGCGTACCGGTCGGCGGCGGCGCAGGAGGCCCGGCAGGCGTTCCGGGCCCGGTTCTGTGCGCTGGACGACGGGCACGCCGCCGAGCGGGTGGTCCGCCGGGTCTTCCTCGACGATCCGGCGTGA
- a CDS encoding ABC transporter ATP-binding protein, whose amino-acid sequence MMPPIIEADGLGIRFVRNRRRQLRLRELLIHRGGRNAAAGQFWPLRDVSFGIEPGETVGVVGRNGTGKSTLLRLIAGVLIPDEGRIRVRGDVAPLLELSAGFSNDLTGRENLYLVGGLHGLSTGYLRRHFDEIVAFAGEQIERSIDTTVRHYSSGMKVRLGFAVIAHLPHPILLVDEVTAVGDAEFRAKCYATIERLLAEGRTLVLVSHNEKDLTRFCRRGLYLDAGRLTVDGTIDEALAAYAGAAQR is encoded by the coding sequence GTGATGCCGCCGATCATCGAGGCCGACGGTCTCGGCATCCGCTTCGTCCGTAACCGGCGCCGCCAGTTGCGCCTGCGGGAGCTGCTGATCCACCGGGGTGGCCGGAACGCCGCCGCCGGTCAGTTCTGGCCGCTGCGGGACGTGTCGTTCGGGATCGAGCCGGGCGAGACGGTCGGGGTGGTGGGGCGCAACGGCACCGGCAAGAGCACCCTGTTGCGGCTGATCGCCGGGGTGCTGATCCCCGACGAGGGGCGGATCCGGGTCCGGGGTGACGTGGCCCCGCTGCTGGAACTCTCGGCGGGTTTCTCGAACGACCTGACCGGCCGGGAGAACCTCTATCTGGTCGGCGGCCTGCACGGGCTCTCCACCGGCTACCTGCGCCGGCACTTCGACGAGATCGTCGCGTTCGCCGGTGAGCAGATCGAACGCTCCATCGACACCACGGTCCGGCACTACTCGTCGGGGATGAAGGTCCGGTTGGGTTTCGCGGTGATCGCGCACCTGCCGCACCCCATCCTGCTGGTGGACGAGGTGACCGCGGTCGGGGACGCCGAGTTCCGCGCCAAGTGCTATGCGACCATCGAGCGACTTCTCGCGGAAGGGCGCACGCTGGTGCTGGTGTCACACAACGAAAAGGACCTCACCCGGTTCTGTCGTCGGGGGCTCTATCTCGACGCGGGCCGGCTGACGGTCGACGGGACGATCGACGAGGCACTGGCCGCCTACGCCGGCGCGGCGCAGCGGTGA